The Mycobacterium seoulense genomic interval GTGCACCGTTTTGGCCCCGGCGGCTTTGAGCGTGGCGACCTGCTCGTCGAGTTGATCGGCCTTGCGCGCGGCCAGCACCACCGTCGCCCCGGGCGCCAGGAGCCGCGCGAGCTCGACGCCGATCTCGCTGCGGCCGCCCAGGATCAGTACTGGACCTGCGCCCGTGTCGTCCACGGCTGCGATTATGACCTGCGCTAGCGTGGGCGGTGATGGCGAATACCACTACCCGGCTCACCGACGATGCGTTGGCGTTCCTGTCCGAGCGGCATCTGGCGATGCTCACCACGCTGCGAGCCGACAATTCACCGCATGTCGTGGCGGTGGGTTTCACCTTCGACCCCAAGACGCACATCGCGCGGGTCATCACGACCGGGGGCTCGCAGAAGGCGGTGAACGCCGACCGCGGCGGGGTCGCCGTGCTCAGTCAGGTCGACGGCGCGCGGTGGCTGTCGCTGGAGGGCCGGTCCAAGGTGAACAGCGATGTCGACGCCGTCCGCGACGCCGAACTGCGGTACGCCCAGCGCTACCGCACCCCACGCCCCAACCCGCGGCGGGTGGTCATCGAGGTGCAAGTGGAGCGCGTGCTGGGTTCGTCGGGTTTGTTGGACCGGGGCGAGACGTAGGGCAGTTCGCGTTTCATTTGGCGCTGCGTTGAGCTATCGCCGCTCGAAGAGCGGTTTCCCGTCAGGATCGACGGCTGACGCTTCAATTTGATCGATCGTCGCTGTGAGAAACAGCGCAAACTTCCTGAGTTCAGCTGCCGCAGTCACCCTGTCGGCGCTACTGACAGCTACAGTCGAGCCATCGGCGGCGATCAAGGCAAAGTGCTGAGCACCTTGAAAATCGCGAGTTTGGATACTGTAGTCGGACCGCCATCCGTCCTCCGACATAGGTACACCAACACGTGGCAACCCATGCGCGCTACGGATGTGCGAGCAAAATCTTCCGAAGAGATACTTCTCGATCGTGGACATCGCTGGAGCAGCCAAAACAAAATGCTCAGCTCCCATTCGGTCTGAATCGGTAATAAGAAACCAGCCATCACGACTATTACCTATGAAGAGGCGGATTTCGCCTGCCGCAGCCCACAAAACCGCCCGCCCGTCATCCGTCCGATGGCCGGGCGTGAGTGTGTAACCAGCCACCTCGGCCCACTGCTCGAGGCGTGTCGAGATTTCAATGCTATCGGTCACTTCAAAACACTGATCTGCATATCGGGGAGCTGTTAACTGCCTTTCCTCCGGGGGTCGTACTCAGTCCGTGAGATGTCATCCCAGAACTTTGGTGAGACCTCGGTCGGCCGATCTCGTCGGCCACGGC includes:
- a CDS encoding F420-dependent biliverdin reductase; this translates as MANTTTRLTDDALAFLSERHLAMLTTLRADNSPHVVAVGFTFDPKTHIARVITTGGSQKAVNADRGGVAVLSQVDGARWLSLEGRSKVNSDVDAVRDAELRYAQRYRTPRPNPRRVVIEVQVERVLGSSGLLDRGET
- a CDS encoding TNT antitoxin family protein; this translates as MTDSIEISTRLEQWAEVAGYTLTPGHRTDDGRAVLWAAAGEIRLFIGNSRDGWFLITDSDRMGAEHFVLAAPAMSTIEKYLFGRFCSHIRSAHGLPRVGVPMSEDGWRSDYSIQTRDFQGAQHFALIAADGSTVAVSSADRVTAAAELRKFALFLTATIDQIEASAVDPDGKPLFERR